In Corallococcus macrosporus, the following are encoded in one genomic region:
- a CDS encoding vegetative protein — MAEATQTTKLTHWPRTAKGSGKKACTVEGCKRPYRAKSYCFFHFKKWRQGELPHSRYRVCSKPECRTKVLKGGLCEKHYAETYKKDAAA, encoded by the coding sequence ATGGCCGAGGCCACCCAGACGACGAAGCTCACCCATTGGCCGCGCACCGCCAAGGGCAGCGGCAAGAAGGCGTGCACCGTGGAGGGCTGCAAGCGCCCCTACCGTGCGAAGAGCTATTGCTTCTTCCACTTCAAGAAGTGGCGCCAGGGCGAGCTGCCCCACTCGCGCTACCGCGTGTGCTCCAAGCCGGAGTGCCGCACCAAGGTGCTGAAGGGCGGCCTGTGCGAGAAGCACTACGCCGAGACCTACAAGAAGGACGCGGCGGCCTGA